A single genomic interval of bacterium harbors:
- a CDS encoding pyridoxal phosphate-dependent aminotransferase: MPLHQPSERSLALTPSVTLAIVARTAVLRAEGKQVLSLSVGEPDFPTPEKIREAGKYAIDHGITKYTAERGTMELRTAIAQKLFRDQRLSYAPDKNILVSNGGKHVISNLLLATINPGDDVILPAPYFLAYPELIKLAGGTPVIVPTEAKHRYILQPEQLSSAITAKTKLIVLCTPSNPTSTVYTRDELAALVPILVKSKLWILADEVYEHLLFDGREQASPAHFPELFDQTLYVSSFSKTYAMTGWRLGYGCGDSEIIKAAACIQGNMTSSPSAIAQYAGIEAVSNDQRAREEMRKSFERRRDLMYSLISQWEHVETPKPEGAFYCFLKIDEVWNANGKEYPGSVAVAKQILEEQHIAIVPGQPFGDDRCIRFSFAASDETIIEACSRIHQYLLSVKGVG, encoded by the coding sequence CAGGTACTTTCGTTATCAGTCGGTGAGCCCGATTTTCCTACCCCGGAGAAAATTCGCGAAGCCGGGAAATACGCCATCGATCACGGGATCACCAAGTACACCGCCGAACGCGGGACGATGGAATTGCGCACTGCAATTGCCCAGAAGCTCTTCCGCGATCAGCGGCTTTCCTATGCGCCGGATAAGAATATCCTCGTTTCGAATGGCGGGAAGCACGTCATCTCCAATCTCTTGTTGGCGACGATCAATCCCGGCGACGATGTGATTCTGCCTGCACCTTACTTTCTTGCGTATCCCGAGCTGATCAAACTTGCCGGTGGCACTCCGGTCATTGTACCGACCGAGGCGAAGCATCGCTACATCCTGCAACCGGAGCAACTCTCTTCCGCGATAACCGCCAAGACTAAATTGATTGTGCTCTGTACCCCCTCGAATCCGACATCGACGGTCTACACGCGGGATGAACTTGCCGCCCTAGTACCGATTCTGGTAAAAAGCAAATTGTGGATTCTCGCCGACGAAGTGTATGAACATCTCTTGTTCGATGGACGGGAGCAGGCATCCCCGGCGCACTTCCCGGAATTATTCGACCAGACGTTGTATGTCAGCAGTTTCTCGAAGACCTATGCGATGACCGGGTGGCGGTTGGGCTATGGGTGTGGGGACTCGGAGATTATTAAAGCGGCGGCTTGTATTCAGGGGAATATGACCTCTTCACCGAGCGCGATTGCGCAATATGCCGGAATTGAAGCGGTGTCCAATGATCAACGTGCGCGGGAAGAGATGCGGAAAAGCTTTGAGCGGCGGCGCGACTTGATGTATAGCTTGATTTCGCAATGGGAACACGTCGAAACCCCGAAACCGGAAGGGGCATTCTATTGTTTCCTGAAAATCGACGAGGTTTGGAACGCGAATGGTAAAGAGTATCCCGGCTCGGTTGCAGTTGCCAAACAGATTTTGGAAGAACAACACATTGCCATCGTTCCCGGTCAACCGTTCGGCGATGACCGTTGCATCCGCTTCTCCTTTGCCGCTTCCGATGAAACGATCATAGAGGCGTGTTCGCGGATTCATCAATACTTGTTATCGGTGAAAGGTGTAGGGTGA